The genomic window TTTATAGCGCAAAGGGCGGCAGCGGCAAAACGCTTTTATCGGTATTAGCAGCTCAGTCTCTCAGCATTCATCACAATCTAAAAGTTTTATTAATTGATATGAATGCACAATTTGGAACAGCTGATTCCTTATTTGGCATACAGCCAATTAGGTCCTATTATGACTTAATTCCGGTTTTGGATGAATTGGATATTAGACATATTCAGAATGTGTCCAATGTTCATGAGGAAACGAGGGTGAGCATTTTAAATGGTCCAGCAAATCCAGCAGTTGCGCAGACTATTCCAGATGAACTCATGAACAGAATAATTAGAGTGGCCAGCAATCACTATGATTATATTATTCTAGATCTGCCAACGAATATCGACAACCTAACCTTTACTGGCCTTAGCCTTGCTCAGCATATTCATTACATAATGACTCCTGATAGTTTAGGGATGCGGGCTTATAAGTATGCGGAGGATCTTTTTGAACGTTTTCAAATTGGAAGAGGGGAACATTTTTCATTGATTGTCAACCGTAATCATTCTAAGTCCGAATTAACAGTCAAGGACATCGTAAAGATTATCGGAAAAGAAATACAAGGAACCATTAGTGCAGATTATTTTGCTATTCAGCCCTATCTCAATATGGGAGAAAGCTTCTTTAAGAAAAAGAAGGATAAAGGAGCAAGTAAAGTAACAAGAGATATGAAGAAATATGTGGAGGAATTACTAAAGCGTTAAGTAAAGGAGTGAAAAAATGTCCTGGGTTGAAAAGGCTTCTGTACTAGGATCGAAGCAATCAGCGCTACAGCATGACTGGAATATTTCAGAAACACAAGTTGATCAGTTAGTTAAGCATTACAAGTCCCGTTTAATAAAGGAAGCGAATCTGGAAAACATTACGACATTAACTCCAATTGATCGAAAACGAAAGATTGAACGCTTAGTAAAACAAATGATTGATGAAGAAAAAGTGATCATCACATCTGATCAAATGGAACAAATCATTCAACAAATCATTAATGAATCAGTGGGATATGGGCCGCTTGAAAGCTTGCTGAGGGATGAATCCATAACGGAAATCATGGTTAATGGTCCATACGAAGTTTTCATTGAGCGTCAAGGGAAGTTAGAGAAAAGCAATGTACGCTTCAAAGATAATGAACATGTCCGGCATATTATTGATCGTATCATCGCCCCTCTTGGGAGAAGAATTGATGAAAGCTCACCGATGGTAGATGCCCGTTTAATGGATGGAAGCCGTGTGAATGCTGTTATTCCGCCTATCAGTGTGGATGGACCCTCTATTTCGATAAGGAAGTTTAAAAAGGACCCTTATTCTTTAGAGGACCTGATGAAATTTGGAAGTTTTTCAGAGGATATGGCTGAATTTCTAAAGGCTGCAGTTAAGGCAAAAGCAAATATTTTAGTTTCTGGAGGTACTGGAAGCGGAAAAACTACTTTGCTAAATGTCCTCTCAGATTCCATTCCACAGGGAGAAAGAATCGTTACTATTGAGGATATGGCCGAGTTGAGATTAACATACGATAACCTTGTCCGCCTTGAAGGGCGTCCTTCAAATATGGAGGGAAAAGGTGAAGTAACAATTAGGCATCTCGTTAAAAACGCTCTCAGGATGCGTCCGGATCGCATTATAGTCGGGGAGGTCCGTGGCTCGGAGGCAATCGATATGCTGCAGGCAATGAATACTGGTCACGAAGGTTCATTAACAACGATTCACGCAAACAGCCCAAAGGATGCTTTAGGAAGGCTTGAATCCATGGTGATTATGTCTGGCCTGCCGTTAACAGTTGAGGTTATTAGGGGGTATTTTGTCGGAGCATTAGATCTGATTGTTCAAACATCCCGTTTTTCTGATGGAAAAAGAAGAATTGTCAATATCGCTGAGCTTGTAGAAGAAAATGGGGTAATATTCGCTAAAGATATATTCAGATTTAATAGAAAGGCGACACTTCCGGACGGAACAATCCTTGGTGAATTTGAAGGCACAGGTTATGTCCCTAATATATATCAGCGTTTTATCTCATATGGGATTGATTTTTCGAAACATATCTTAGAAGCTGGTGCCCTCAAATGAGCTTGGCGTGGGGACTATTGACAGGAAGCATATTTAGTTTTTTGGCAGGCGTATTTTTCATCCTATCAAGCCGGAAAACGCGGAACTCGTATAAGCGGATGGATAACTGGTTTGATAGGGAAAATGAATTTGAGCGCAAAAGCTTTGTTCTGCTGATTGGAGATAAATATGATTCATCAGAACTTGCATCAGAGCTGAAAAAAAAGCTTATTCAAGGAAATATAACGCTAAAGCCTTCCGAGTATATGGGAATCTATATTTTGCTACTAGCCCTATTTACCTTTATGAATCATTTTCTGTTTGGTTTGTTTCTATTAATGTCTGTACTCGTAAGCTATTTAATAGTATCCATCGGATCAAGATTTTATTTAAATTCTAGGAGAAATAAACGGACAGAAAGCTTTAATAAACAGCTTCCAGAAATATGCAGAATGATGTCAAACGGAATTAAAGCGGGACAAACGATTCCACAAGCCATTGAAATGGTAGGAAGAGATATGAAAGATCCAAGCCAATCAGAGTTTCGAAAAATGAACTATCAATTCAAATTAGGCGATAGTTTAGAGATGGTTTTGAACCAGTTCAGGGAAAGAGTCTCAAGCAATGATATCAATATTTTTGTCAGTACTATTCTCATCCAGCAAAAGGTGGGGGGAAATTTAGCGGAGGTACTGTCATCTATGGCGGAAACGCTAGAGGAAAGAAGCCGCGTTCACAAAGAAATTCAAACTGTAACAGCAGAAAGCCGATCTATTGCTTATATTTTAGTCGCTATGCCCTTTTTAATGGTTTTAATGATGAATTTATTTATTAAAGGATTTTTAAATGTCCTGTTTACGCCATTTGGATTATTAATTTTTGCTGGTTTTTCTGTGATTGTTTTCTTTGCATTCTTCATCATAAAAAGACTTTCGGATATAAGGGTGTAGTCAATATGAAACTATTAGGCTTTTTTTCACTCGTCATGTTTGTATTGATATTAATTCTGCTATTTATTGGCTTTGTTTATATCTATTTATATATAGCAAAGAAAGAAAAACTATTAAAAAACCAGGGTTATCAATATCAAAAAGATAAAAAGAAAAAATCTTTAAGGGAAAGAATTATACAGCCATTGGTTCGCTGGGGGAAAAAAGCTGGTCCAGTAGGAATCAAATATCCATTTTTTGCTGATATAACAAAGCACGAAAGAATGCTGAAGGAAGCAGGAAATCCACTTGGATTTCATTTACAGGATTTTTATGGCTTTCGTTTTGTCTTAGGCTTAATAGGGTTAGGATTTGGCAGTTTTTATAGTTTCCTAGGCATGCCTTGGGGATTACAGATCCTGTTAATTTCGATTCTAGGAGGTTTTTTGGGACCTAGTGCGTGGTTGTACTTTAAAGCTAAAAACAGGCAGGAGCTCATTACCATTATGATGCCTGACTTTTTAGATACAGTCAGTGTCACTCTTCAGGCAGGAGTAAGCCTAGATAATGCTTTACAGCAAGTGACCCAGCAGTTTGAAGGACCATTGAGCGAAGAAATTGACAGGTTTAATAGAGAAATAGATTTAGGCGTTCCAAGAATTTCTGCTTATCAAAGCTTAATGGATCGAAATTCATCGAAAGAGCTGCACTCACTTGTAAATGGCTTAATTCAAGGATCCACTCTAGGAGTGCCTGTGTCGAGAACTTTTAAACTGCAAGCCGATGACCTCAGAGCAACAAGGGGGTTTGTAGCTAAGGAGAAGGCTGCAAAAGCAAGCCCGCAAATTACATTAGTCACCACATTTTTTGTGGCACCAGCAGTATTTGGTCTAATAATTGGCCTGCTTGTATTAAACATTATGTATAATCCGGCTGCTTTTGGGTTGGACTCCTTCTTTAAATAGAAGGATTAAAATAAGAGAATCTGAGGAGGAATCAGTATGTTATTAAAAGCTTGGATTAAGGTGAATGGGATTTATTCTCGTTATGTAAAAAATGAAAGAGGGGCGCAGGCACTTGAATGGGTGGCTCTAGGTCTCGTTGTATTAGCTGTTATGGGTGCAATTGCTGCAGGTATTGGTGATAACACAAGTATAGGAAAGACAATTATATCCAAGTTGGAGGAATTGATCGGTAATATCGGTACTGGCGGCGGTGGTGGAGGCAGCTAATAATAAGTAGCCGGAGTGAGTAAATTGAGAATTTTTTTTAAACGGTATGTAAAAAATGAAAGAGGCTCACAGGCCATTGAGTTTGTTGCGATGTTTCCGCTTGTTATTTTGGGATTCTTAATCATTTGGCAAATTGCCTTAATCGCTTTTTCACTTGTTGTGGCAGAGTCAGCTGCTCGGGACGGGGCCCGGGCAGCTGCTATTCACGATCCCGATTGGAAAAAGGTTGCGGAGAGATCAGCTTCAGGCTTTAAACCAGTCGTTCGTGGTGGTCCTGGTGAGAAGGAAGCTAGGGTAGAGGTTTATATAAAAGCACCTGTGATTGCACTTCCATTTATAGCTGATATGGAATTCGAATTTACTGCGGATGCCGTTATGCCGATGGAGGAAGAT from Bacillus sp. DTU_2020_1000418_1_SI_GHA_SEK_038 includes these protein-coding regions:
- a CDS encoding type II secretion system F family protein, coding for MSLAWGLLTGSIFSFLAGVFFILSSRKTRNSYKRMDNWFDRENEFERKSFVLLIGDKYDSSELASELKKKLIQGNITLKPSEYMGIYILLLALFTFMNHFLFGLFLLMSVLVSYLIVSIGSRFYLNSRRNKRTESFNKQLPEICRMMSNGIKAGQTIPQAIEMVGRDMKDPSQSEFRKMNYQFKLGDSLEMVLNQFRERVSSNDINIFVSTILIQQKVGGNLAEVLSSMAETLEERSRVHKEIQTVTAESRSIAYILVAMPFLMVLMMNLFIKGFLNVLFTPFGLLIFAGFSVIVFFAFFIIKRLSDIRV
- a CDS encoding CpaE family protein; translation: MSAYKGLLITKDSRWSELIQQLIENENIDITVMPEWKRTFQEQHNYHYIFADIDSIENPEQLKNNSKSSLIALARSHDFLLARTWLVSGAKDVIVFPDEKERLIELVRYTRDQFRLQKETNAGYGTGQVHAFYSAKGGSGKTLLSVLAAQSLSIHHNLKVLLIDMNAQFGTADSLFGIQPIRSYYDLIPVLDELDIRHIQNVSNVHEETRVSILNGPANPAVAQTIPDELMNRIIRVASNHYDYIILDLPTNIDNLTFTGLSLAQHIHYIMTPDSLGMRAYKYAEDLFERFQIGRGEHFSLIVNRNHSKSELTVKDIVKIIGKEIQGTISADYFAIQPYLNMGESFFKKKKDKGASKVTRDMKKYVEELLKR
- a CDS encoding TadE/TadG family type IV pilus assembly protein; translated protein: MRIFFKRYVKNERGSQAIEFVAMFPLVILGFLIIWQIALIAFSLVVAESAARDGARAAAIHDPDWKKVAERSASGFKPVVRGGPGEKEARVEVYIKAPVIALPFIADMEFEFTADAVMPMEEDPDETD
- a CDS encoding CpaF family protein, producing the protein MSWVEKASVLGSKQSALQHDWNISETQVDQLVKHYKSRLIKEANLENITTLTPIDRKRKIERLVKQMIDEEKVIITSDQMEQIIQQIINESVGYGPLESLLRDESITEIMVNGPYEVFIERQGKLEKSNVRFKDNEHVRHIIDRIIAPLGRRIDESSPMVDARLMDGSRVNAVIPPISVDGPSISIRKFKKDPYSLEDLMKFGSFSEDMAEFLKAAVKAKANILVSGGTGSGKTTLLNVLSDSIPQGERIVTIEDMAELRLTYDNLVRLEGRPSNMEGKGEVTIRHLVKNALRMRPDRIIVGEVRGSEAIDMLQAMNTGHEGSLTTIHANSPKDALGRLESMVIMSGLPLTVEVIRGYFVGALDLIVQTSRFSDGKRRIVNIAELVEENGVIFAKDIFRFNRKATLPDGTILGEFEGTGYVPNIYQRFISYGIDFSKHILEAGALK
- a CDS encoding type II secretion system F family protein; this encodes MKLLGFFSLVMFVLILILLFIGFVYIYLYIAKKEKLLKNQGYQYQKDKKKKSLRERIIQPLVRWGKKAGPVGIKYPFFADITKHERMLKEAGNPLGFHLQDFYGFRFVLGLIGLGFGSFYSFLGMPWGLQILLISILGGFLGPSAWLYFKAKNRQELITIMMPDFLDTVSVTLQAGVSLDNALQQVTQQFEGPLSEEIDRFNREIDLGVPRISAYQSLMDRNSSKELHSLVNGLIQGSTLGVPVSRTFKLQADDLRATRGFVAKEKAAKASPQITLVTTFFVAPAVFGLIIGLLVLNIMYNPAAFGLDSFFK